A region of Papilio machaon chromosome 14, ilPapMach1.1, whole genome shotgun sequence DNA encodes the following proteins:
- the LOC106713949 gene encoding zinc finger protein 480 isoform X1, with translation MSYIDKRCRICLQDGASYPIFEKIENFKHNNIQSKISTCLHVTVEDVEGYPRQICNNCNETLDILWNFINVFKESCKALENKLLHIKMENESSSNYDSDFHSAVHIKEESPDLRDLDEKTSITTQVKVISTQSKEKKLVKKVPNKQNDGDKRNTVASSILEGEFTWSGEQWCLNKKKAAKTAIQQTKRKSLQVKKKNTPKEKKPPPPKLCDLCGEVFEQDKLVAHMKRVHLNNPAKCPVCSRICSSEYYLNRHMQRKHQDNKKYQCKSCDKSFAFVGELRSHTRYVHEKIRRTPQIFPCDMCERTFKCMQSLTIHKRSVHTGERPETCSVCGASFYHIVYLREHMRLHTGETPYKCPICDRGYAQRGNMRSHLRIHRKSELDAATLSKIKPRLLRFLKA, from the exons ATGAGCTATATTGATAAAAGGTGTAGGATTTGTCTTCAAGATGGAGCCTCGTATcctatttttgaaaaaattgagAATTTCAAACATAATAACATCCAATCTAAGATTTCAACTTGTTTGCATGTTAcc GTTGAAGATGTAGAAGGATATCCGCgtcaaatatgtaataattgcAACGAAACTTTAGACATACTTTGGAAtttcataaatgtatttaaagagAGCTGCAAGGCATTAGAAAATAAGTTACTTCATATAAAAATGGAGAATGAATCTAGTAGTAATTATGACTCGGATTTTCATTCAGCAGTTCACATTAAGGAGGAGTCACCAGATCTTAGGGATTTGGATGAAAAAACATCAATAACAACACAAGTTAAAGTCATAAGTACacaaagtaaagaaaaaaaattggttaaaAAGGTGCctaacaaacaaaatgatgGAGACAAAAGGAATACAGTAGCATCTTCAATTTTAGAAGGTGAATTTACTTGGAGTGGAGAACAATGGTG tttaaataaaaaaaaagctgcCAAAACTGCAATCCAACAAACTAAAAGGAAATCACTGcaagtaaaaaagaaaaacactcCAAAGGAAAAGAAACCACCACCTCCTAAACTCTGTGATTTGTGCGGAGAAGTGTTTGAACAGGACAAACTAGTTGCACATATGAAAAGGGTCCATTTAAACAACCCTGCTAAATGCCCCGTATGTTCACGAATTTGTTCCTCTGAGTATTACTTAAATCGCCATATGCAAAGAAAACATCaagataataagaaatatcAGTGCAAATCTTGTGATAAGTCTTTTGCATTTGTTGGTGAATTGCGAAGTCATACTAGATATGTTCATGAGAAGATAAGAAGAACACCTCAAATATTCCCTTGTGATATGTGTGAAAGAACTTTTAAATGTATGCAATCACTTACAATACATAAACGATCTGTTCATACAG GTGAGCGACCTGAAACATGTTCTGTTTGTGGCGCCAGTTTCTACCACATTGTATATTTGAGAGAGCACATGCGACTCCATACAGGTGAAACTCCATACAAATGTCCCATTTGCGACCGGGGTTATGCACAAAGAGGAAATATGAGGAGTCACCTTCGGATCCACAGGAAGTCCGAGTTAGATGCTGCTACGTTGAGTAAAATAAAGCCAAGACTTCTTAGATTTCTTAAAGCTTAG
- the LOC106713958 gene encoding uncharacterized protein LOC106713958 gives MLRTKIYIAISTVGAILGIAAFICFCLVYANIEAGMWALLSSIHASLTLVLHCHYLKESLHVNFSRKALQYLGDFGIVGFVSGLALTLFYTFLEFYYKAGVIPIQTSIVIRLIWSFAMMKWGLTLYLFTKKYLRTYNDHQLFSENPNIEET, from the exons ATGTTACGTACAAAGATTTACATAGCCATAAGCACTGTAGGCGCAATATTAGGTATTGCTGCTTTTATATGTTTCTGCCTAGTTTACGCAAACATAGAGGCTGGAATGTGGGCATTGTTGTCTA gtaTCCATGCAAGCTTAACCCTTGTGCTGCATTGTCATTATTTGAAGGAATCCTTGCATGTAAACTTTTCAAGGAAAGCTTTGCAATATCTCGGAGATTTTGGAATTGTTGGCTTTGTGTCGGGATTGGCTCTTACAttgttttacacatttttgGAATTCTATTATAAAGCTG GTGTCATTCCGATTCAGACAAGTATTGTAATACGCTTAATATGGTCATTTGCGATGATGAAATGGGGTTTGACTCTCTATTTATTCACAAAGAAATATCTACGTACATATAATGATCACCAACTGTTCTCGGAGAATCCTAACATTGAAGAAacataa
- the LOC106713949 gene encoding zinc finger protein 480 isoform X2, giving the protein MSYIDKRCRICLQDGASYPIFEKIENFKHNNIQSKISTCLHVTVEDVEGYPRQICNNCNETLDILWNFINVFKESCKALENKLLHIKMENESSSNYDSDFHSAVHIKEESPDLRDLDEKTSITTQVKVISTQSKEKKLVKKVPNKQNDGDKRNTVASSILEGEFTWSGEQCLNKKKAAKTAIQQTKRKSLQVKKKNTPKEKKPPPPKLCDLCGEVFEQDKLVAHMKRVHLNNPAKCPVCSRICSSEYYLNRHMQRKHQDNKKYQCKSCDKSFAFVGELRSHTRYVHEKIRRTPQIFPCDMCERTFKCMQSLTIHKRSVHTGERPETCSVCGASFYHIVYLREHMRLHTGETPYKCPICDRGYAQRGNMRSHLRIHRKSELDAATLSKIKPRLLRFLKA; this is encoded by the exons ATGAGCTATATTGATAAAAGGTGTAGGATTTGTCTTCAAGATGGAGCCTCGTATcctatttttgaaaaaattgagAATTTCAAACATAATAACATCCAATCTAAGATTTCAACTTGTTTGCATGTTAcc GTTGAAGATGTAGAAGGATATCCGCgtcaaatatgtaataattgcAACGAAACTTTAGACATACTTTGGAAtttcataaatgtatttaaagagAGCTGCAAGGCATTAGAAAATAAGTTACTTCATATAAAAATGGAGAATGAATCTAGTAGTAATTATGACTCGGATTTTCATTCAGCAGTTCACATTAAGGAGGAGTCACCAGATCTTAGGGATTTGGATGAAAAAACATCAATAACAACACAAGTTAAAGTCATAAGTACacaaagtaaagaaaaaaaattggttaaaAAGGTGCctaacaaacaaaatgatgGAGACAAAAGGAATACAGTAGCATCTTCAATTTTAGAAGGTGAATTTACTTGGAGTGGAGAACAATG tttaaataaaaaaaaagctgcCAAAACTGCAATCCAACAAACTAAAAGGAAATCACTGcaagtaaaaaagaaaaacactcCAAAGGAAAAGAAACCACCACCTCCTAAACTCTGTGATTTGTGCGGAGAAGTGTTTGAACAGGACAAACTAGTTGCACATATGAAAAGGGTCCATTTAAACAACCCTGCTAAATGCCCCGTATGTTCACGAATTTGTTCCTCTGAGTATTACTTAAATCGCCATATGCAAAGAAAACATCaagataataagaaatatcAGTGCAAATCTTGTGATAAGTCTTTTGCATTTGTTGGTGAATTGCGAAGTCATACTAGATATGTTCATGAGAAGATAAGAAGAACACCTCAAATATTCCCTTGTGATATGTGTGAAAGAACTTTTAAATGTATGCAATCACTTACAATACATAAACGATCTGTTCATACAG GTGAGCGACCTGAAACATGTTCTGTTTGTGGCGCCAGTTTCTACCACATTGTATATTTGAGAGAGCACATGCGACTCCATACAGGTGAAACTCCATACAAATGTCCCATTTGCGACCGGGGTTATGCACAAAGAGGAAATATGAGGAGTCACCTTCGGATCCACAGGAAGTCCGAGTTAGATGCTGCTACGTTGAGTAAAATAAAGCCAAGACTTCTTAGATTTCTTAAAGCTTAG